The following coding sequences are from one Leptospira mayottensis 200901116 window:
- a CDS encoding DUF1574 domain-containing protein has protein sequence MKKIYIYYPILFLVFIFCLDKIFTLEYFQKNFIQAGNTVYYTQRKSLFEKLIHDKDLKERSLALAFGDSRAYPYSAMGIDKKLQKDWVLYNFSGPQAVPAYGFYWFEKIINQGLKPKFVFYVVSPEGFDDTKGIFYDPFLKYGADDEFLLKYADQISFEDRKKLLLDRLFAVRRVNPDLKLFFKRLQEKKLAEYNPTLNTEYMVLNLNHGEQFAYTTFLNDPDRLEKDAMRIRNLYLSTFTLGPIQFFFVEQFLKLAKENDVKVYLIWPKVYETYRKRYYELEMEKIWWPKIQDLANRYSAVSVDLNTQTSCELFYDASHQSIMCFLESMKLMIDDYYGFKKIPLYHP, from the coding sequence ATGAAGAAAATTTACATTTATTATCCGATTCTATTTCTCGTATTCATATTTTGTTTGGATAAAATATTTACTCTCGAATATTTTCAAAAGAATTTTATTCAAGCTGGCAATACGGTCTATTATACCCAAAGAAAATCCCTATTTGAAAAATTGATTCATGATAAGGACTTAAAAGAACGTTCTTTGGCGCTTGCCTTTGGAGATTCCAGAGCTTATCCGTATTCTGCAATGGGAATAGACAAAAAACTGCAAAAGGATTGGGTATTATACAATTTCTCCGGCCCTCAAGCAGTTCCAGCTTACGGTTTCTATTGGTTTGAAAAAATCATCAACCAAGGATTAAAACCTAAATTTGTATTTTATGTCGTAAGTCCGGAAGGTTTCGATGATACCAAAGGAATTTTTTACGATCCGTTTTTAAAATACGGAGCGGACGACGAATTTTTACTTAAGTATGCGGATCAAATTTCGTTCGAAGATCGTAAGAAACTGCTTTTAGATCGCCTTTTTGCGGTTAGACGAGTTAATCCGGATTTAAAATTATTCTTCAAAAGACTTCAGGAAAAGAAATTAGCCGAATACAATCCGACATTGAACACGGAATATATGGTTCTTAATTTGAACCATGGAGAACAATTCGCCTATACCACTTTCTTAAACGATCCGGATCGGTTGGAAAAGGACGCAATGCGAATCCGAAATTTATATCTTTCTACGTTCACTCTTGGACCGATTCAGTTCTTTTTTGTAGAACAGTTTTTAAAATTGGCGAAAGAAAACGATGTAAAAGTTTATCTCATTTGGCCGAAAGTTTACGAAACATATCGAAAACGTTATTACGAATTGGAAATGGAAAAAATCTGGTGGCCGAAAATTCAAGATCTTGCAAATCGATATTCAGCGGTTTCGGTCGATTTGAATACTCAGACTTCCTGTGAACTATTCTATGACGCTTCTCACCAATCGATCATGTGTTTTTTAGAATCGATGAAATTGATGATCGATGATTATTACGGATTTAAAAAGATTCCTTTGTATCATCCCTAA
- a CDS encoding pseudouridine synthase yields the protein MSLFEMGEFMQSKNDSNARDKIRLNRFLADCGLGSRRKTEELILRGQITINGKRVTDLGTKIKPGTDVVSYLGNVVKPTGKPKRILILNKPVGYLCSHGDRFHEKTVFSLLPSAYKSFKIAGRLDLNSRGLLILTNDGELAQKISHPSHGSEKEYLVTLNHDPGEKWIQATFQKGILDAGEILRAKMVKLVPGKNCVYRVTLGEGKKRQIRRMFHASGASVIDLQRIRIGSIQLEKLDLEEGKFLLTETGIWK from the coding sequence TTGAGTCTTTTCGAAATGGGAGAATTCATGCAGTCCAAGAATGATTCAAACGCCCGAGACAAAATTAGACTGAATCGATTTCTCGCAGATTGTGGGTTAGGTTCTCGTAGAAAAACGGAAGAACTGATTCTCAGGGGCCAAATTACAATCAACGGCAAACGAGTGACCGATTTGGGAACCAAAATCAAACCTGGGACTGACGTGGTTTCTTATTTAGGAAATGTCGTAAAACCGACAGGAAAACCCAAAAGAATTCTGATTTTAAATAAACCGGTCGGATATCTTTGTTCTCACGGAGATCGTTTTCATGAAAAGACGGTTTTTTCTCTTCTTCCTTCGGCTTATAAAAGCTTTAAAATCGCCGGAAGACTTGATCTTAATTCGAGAGGACTCCTCATTTTGACAAACGACGGTGAATTAGCTCAAAAAATTTCACACCCTTCCCATGGTTCCGAAAAGGAATATCTCGTGACCTTAAACCATGATCCAGGAGAAAAGTGGATTCAGGCTACTTTTCAAAAAGGGATTTTGGATGCAGGAGAAATTCTGCGTGCAAAAATGGTTAAACTCGTTCCGGGTAAGAATTGTGTGTATCGTGTTACTCTTGGGGAAGGAAAAAAAAGACAAATTAGAAGGATGTTTCATGCATCTGGAGCGAGTGTAATCGATCTGCAAAGAATACGCATCGGTTCTATACAACTGGAAAAACTGGACTTGGAAGAAGGTAAATTTCTTCTAACTGAGACGGGAATTTGGAAATGA
- the lipA gene encoding lipoyl synthase, producing MNPLKKKPRTHFLQEAPEKPDWLKVKLTFPDPKNNPVAIVRDSLERKKLNTVCESASCPNLNHCWSRKTATYMLGGDICTRRCSYCDVASGRPSALDRDEPKRVAESAIALGLKHVVITAVNRDDLEDGGAAHFAETVEAIREGLPDCKIELLVPDLKVRPESLEIIFQCKPDIFNHNVETVKRLFPEVAPQKKYERSLDVLKIASKKGFLTKSGLILGMGETVEEVKECMKDLTGVGVSLLTLGQYLQPTPTHLPVKNYVLPEVFQELRIYGKSIGFKGVFSGPLVRSSYHADEQVSWNP from the coding sequence ATAAATCCGCTTAAAAAGAAACCTCGCACTCATTTTCTCCAAGAAGCTCCTGAAAAACCGGATTGGCTCAAAGTAAAGCTTACTTTTCCCGACCCGAAAAACAATCCAGTTGCCATAGTTCGGGATTCTCTGGAGAGAAAAAAACTCAACACTGTCTGCGAGAGTGCTTCTTGTCCAAATCTAAACCATTGTTGGTCCAGAAAGACGGCGACCTATATGTTGGGAGGAGATATTTGTACAAGACGGTGCTCTTATTGTGATGTTGCTTCCGGTAGACCCTCCGCTTTGGATCGAGACGAACCCAAACGAGTGGCCGAATCGGCAATCGCTCTTGGCTTAAAACACGTAGTAATTACCGCCGTGAATCGAGACGATTTAGAAGATGGTGGTGCGGCTCACTTTGCAGAAACGGTGGAAGCAATAAGAGAGGGACTTCCGGATTGTAAGATCGAGCTGTTAGTCCCGGATCTTAAGGTTCGACCGGAATCTTTGGAAATTATTTTTCAGTGTAAACCAGATATTTTCAATCACAACGTGGAAACTGTAAAACGTTTGTTTCCCGAAGTCGCCCCTCAGAAAAAATATGAACGTTCTCTCGACGTTTTAAAAATCGCCTCCAAAAAAGGATTTCTTACAAAGAGCGGATTGATTTTAGGAATGGGCGAAACCGTGGAAGAAGTGAAAGAATGTATGAAAGATTTAACCGGGGTTGGGGTTTCCTTGCTGACACTCGGACAATACCTTCAGCCGACACCAACTCACCTTCCCGTTAAAAACTATGTTCTCCCGGAGGTGTTTCAAGAATTGAGAATTTACGGTAAGTCTATCGGATTCAAAGGAGTTTTTTCGGGTCCTCTAGTCAGAAGTTCCTATCACGCAGACGAGCAAGTCTCATGGAACCCCTAG
- the fsa gene encoding fructose-6-phosphate aldolase: MELYLDTANIDEIKEIASYGLVDGVTTNPSIIAKSGRNFREVIKEICSIVSGPVSAEVLSTKFDGMMKEALELVEIAENVVIKVPLIPEGLKTVVELTKRNIPTNVTLCFSSSQALLAAKAGATYVSPFIGRVDDTSWDGMELISEIREIYDNYGYDTRILAASIRGPMHLKESALRGADCATMPHSAFLQLFKHPLTDIGLEKFLEDSKKLKW; this comes from the coding sequence GTGGAATTATACCTGGATACTGCAAACATAGATGAAATTAAAGAGATCGCATCCTACGGTCTTGTCGACGGAGTAACTACTAATCCTTCTATCATCGCTAAGTCGGGAAGAAATTTTAGAGAAGTTATTAAAGAAATTTGTTCCATAGTTTCCGGTCCTGTGAGCGCGGAAGTTCTTTCTACAAAGTTCGATGGAATGATGAAAGAAGCCCTGGAGCTTGTGGAGATTGCTGAAAATGTAGTCATTAAAGTACCTTTGATTCCAGAGGGTCTTAAAACCGTTGTAGAGCTCACCAAAAGAAATATTCCTACAAATGTAACTCTTTGTTTTTCCTCTTCTCAGGCTCTTCTAGCCGCGAAAGCAGGAGCCACTTATGTTTCTCCGTTTATCGGAAGAGTCGACGATACAAGCTGGGACGGAATGGAACTGATCTCTGAAATCAGGGAAATCTATGACAACTACGGCTATGATACTAGAATTCTAGCAGCTTCCATTCGCGGGCCTATGCATCTAAAGGAATCCGCTTTGAGAGGAGCTGACTGTGCGACAATGCCTCATTCCGCATTTTTGCAACTTTTTAAACATCCATTAACCGATATCGGACTCGAAAAGTTTTTGGAAGATTCTAAAAAGTTAAAGTGGTAA
- a CDS encoding IS5 family transposase (programmed frameshift), with the protein MIPKEKPNLQGGRNRVPSRIVMAGIIYRMKTGCQWRAIPNEFGSGQTCHRRFQEWERAGVFKKIYKSILKYYDVKNQIAWDWASMDSAMVKAPKGGVLTGKNPTDRAKLGVKRHILTDGNGIPLAITLTGANVHDKHGVKDTLNSILIFSGKRRKKPKHLCLDKGYDFQDIEVLIKRRNIQSHIRKKGEKPLIGKYNGKSRRWVVERTNSWHNRFRAILIRWERKSENYLASLYLASSIIAFNFFDR; encoded by the exons TTGATTCCTAAAGAAAAGCCCAATCTTCAAGGAGGTCGCAATCGTGTTCCTTCAAGAATAGTAATGGCAGGTATCATCTATCGAATGAAAACAGGCTGTCAGTGGCGTGCAATTCCCAATGAGTTTGGATCTGGTCAAACTTGTCACAGAAGATTTCAAGAATGGGAACGAGCAGGGGTATTCAAAAAGATCTATAAATCCATTTTAAAATATTATGATGTAAAGAATCAGATAGCATGGGACTGGGCTTCGATGGATTCGGCAATGGTTAAGGCTCCCAAAGGGGGAGTTT TAACCGGGAAAAATCCTACAGACCGTGCCAAATTAGGGGTTAAACGGCATATCCTTACGGATGGAAATGGAATTCCTTTGGCAATTACGTTGACTGGAGCTAACGTTCATGACAAACACGGTGTAAAAGATACGTTGAATTCAATCCTAATATTTTCCGGAAAAAGAAGAAAAAAGCCAAAACATCTTTGTTTAGATAAAGGTTATGACTTCCAAGATATAGAAGTTTTAATCAAAAGAAGAAACATTCAATCTCATATTCGGAAAAAAGGTGAAAAGCCTCTCATCGGTAAATACAATGGAAAATCTAGACGATGGGTCGTTGAAAGAACTAACAGTTGGCACAATCGATTCAGAGCTATCCTAATTCGTTGGGAAAGAAAATCTGAAAATTATCTTGCATCTCTTTATCTCGCAAGTTCTATCATTGCTTTTAACTTTTTTGATAGGTAG
- a CDS encoding MBOAT family O-acyltransferase, with protein sequence MNFISIEFLLFFLVFYLIYWNVPGKSRKYLLILGSAFFYSVFGLNFLFHLILVVFANWFLYRYLYEKTWYVKAVVILNILNLGLFKYFYLLMEFIGFVFSIPVLQQKTSLDAKFSTLFHLGGFEVVLPATISYYTFQLISFAVDSKREGFDKNVSPTGFFSFIFFFPVMIAGPILRFDQVRNQFENPTMTPSKLIDGLWLFIRGLVKKGLLSAAVLPLIAPVFLSPKDYSGIALLLTCFLFAANLYFDFSGLTDMARGIGKLMGFDLPENFKAPFFFQSFGDLWRRWHLTFSFWIRDYIYIPLGGSKKGELRTTINLIVTFMLGGLWHGASLNFLIWGLLTGIYLSLERLFEVRNWRVFPEIPYVKAVVRYAFVLIVYSISWTFFFTPSFNSATSSIVRILTFQNGQPLIGLETGMYMLLFVFLFHISEEWPEKYSVPEIWRARFLPILGLIILFIMIGMNAGNADFFYSRF encoded by the coding sequence ATGAACTTTATCAGCATTGAGTTTCTTTTATTTTTTTTGGTATTCTATCTGATCTACTGGAACGTTCCAGGAAAGAGCAGAAAGTATCTCTTAATCTTAGGGTCCGCGTTTTTTTATTCCGTATTCGGCCTTAACTTTTTATTTCATCTCATTTTGGTCGTTTTTGCCAATTGGTTTTTATACCGATATCTTTACGAAAAAACTTGGTATGTGAAGGCTGTCGTCATTCTCAATATCCTTAATCTGGGTTTATTCAAATATTTTTATTTACTTATGGAGTTTATCGGTTTTGTATTTTCAATTCCAGTTCTTCAACAAAAAACATCCCTTGACGCGAAGTTTTCGACTCTGTTTCATCTAGGGGGATTTGAAGTCGTCCTTCCCGCTACAATCAGTTATTATACGTTCCAATTGATCTCTTTTGCAGTGGATTCAAAACGAGAAGGTTTTGATAAGAACGTCAGTCCCACAGGATTTTTCTCTTTTATCTTTTTCTTTCCTGTAATGATTGCGGGGCCGATCCTACGATTCGATCAAGTTCGGAATCAATTTGAAAATCCAACAATGACTCCTTCCAAATTGATTGATGGTCTTTGGCTTTTTATCCGGGGTCTCGTTAAAAAGGGATTACTATCCGCGGCTGTTCTTCCCTTAATCGCGCCCGTGTTTCTATCTCCGAAAGATTATTCCGGAATCGCACTTTTGCTGACTTGTTTCCTCTTTGCGGCCAATCTTTATTTCGACTTTTCGGGACTTACGGATATGGCGAGAGGGATCGGAAAGTTAATGGGATTCGATCTGCCAGAAAATTTTAAGGCTCCGTTTTTTTTCCAGAGCTTCGGGGATCTTTGGCGTCGATGGCACTTAACGTTTTCATTTTGGATTCGAGACTATATTTATATTCCATTAGGCGGATCGAAAAAGGGAGAACTTAGAACGACTATTAATCTTATCGTAACCTTTATGTTAGGCGGACTTTGGCACGGAGCAAGTTTGAACTTTCTCATTTGGGGGCTGCTCACAGGTATTTATTTGTCTTTGGAAAGATTATTCGAAGTGCGAAATTGGAGGGTTTTTCCTGAAATTCCTTATGTAAAAGCGGTTGTGCGTTATGCTTTCGTACTTATTGTATACTCGATTTCCTGGACTTTCTTTTTTACACCAAGTTTTAATTCTGCGACTTCTTCCATTGTAAGAATTTTAACGTTTCAAAACGGGCAACCTTTGATAGGACTCGAAACGGGAATGTATATGCTTCTTTTCGTGTTTTTATTTCATATATCGGAAGAATGGCCTGAGAAATATTCGGTTCCCGAAATCTGGAGAGCGAGATTTTTGCCAATCTTAGGTCTAATTATTCTTTTTATCATGATTGGAATGAATGCGGGAAACGCGGACTTTTTTTACTCAAGGTTTTAA
- a CDS encoding lipoprotein LipL45 — protein MKKLLIVSSIVLTTGVLVFNACKKPESSKAAATGKENSPSAVVVFSVGEAKILHTDLTEEKAILGASLKTGDKVSTKDKSKVDIQFADGSAVRISENSVIDFDALTINSKGNSDTRLALVSGKVFAKVNKASKEDQFSVVTPTAIAGVRGTSFIVDRSKSDKAIVKVLDGAVAVAPRVAILEGLSEEEIAKNENLKKIQQSVTSSEVILEKNQASVLKADDKSLDVKDSSKISEKNIAGVVKKLDSSGISKKEEEEIRTIVTVDKETTEKMVRINEESSGKVDEQKAASLEAERKKLESEIATRQEEEVKKFKQILVSAPKELKSSKDIINYYERIEKIIMNDGSSMIGAIVDQQGSTMIVHTEQGIKKINQADVREVLYDFQTKAKF, from the coding sequence ATGAAGAAGCTCTTAATCGTTTCCTCAATCGTATTGACCACCGGAGTTTTGGTGTTCAACGCTTGCAAGAAACCTGAAAGTTCTAAGGCTGCTGCTACTGGTAAAGAAAACAGTCCATCAGCTGTTGTTGTGTTCAGTGTAGGAGAAGCTAAAATTCTTCACACTGATCTAACCGAAGAGAAAGCCATATTGGGCGCTAGTCTGAAAACTGGAGATAAAGTCAGTACGAAAGATAAATCCAAAGTCGATATTCAATTTGCAGACGGATCTGCGGTTCGAATCTCCGAAAATTCCGTAATTGACTTTGATGCTCTTACAATAAATTCAAAAGGAAATTCCGACACAAGGCTCGCACTTGTTTCCGGGAAAGTCTTTGCGAAAGTCAATAAGGCCTCCAAAGAAGATCAATTTTCTGTGGTCACTCCAACTGCAATCGCTGGTGTGCGAGGAACTTCCTTTATCGTAGACAGATCTAAATCTGACAAAGCGATCGTAAAAGTATTAGACGGCGCGGTTGCAGTAGCTCCTCGAGTTGCTATCCTGGAAGGTTTGAGCGAAGAAGAAATCGCGAAGAATGAAAATCTGAAAAAAATCCAACAAAGTGTTACATCTTCGGAAGTTATTCTAGAGAAAAATCAAGCTTCTGTTTTGAAGGCTGACGATAAGTCTCTGGATGTAAAAGATTCCTCTAAAATCAGTGAAAAGAATATCGCCGGTGTTGTAAAAAAACTGGATAGTTCCGGAATCTCTAAAAAAGAAGAAGAGGAGATTCGAACAATTGTAACCGTAGACAAAGAGACTACGGAAAAAATGGTTCGTATTAATGAGGAATCGTCCGGAAAAGTTGACGAGCAGAAAGCCGCTTCTCTGGAAGCTGAGAGAAAAAAACTAGAAAGTGAAATAGCAACTCGTCAGGAAGAAGAAGTTAAGAAATTCAAACAAATCCTAGTTTCCGCTCCCAAAGAACTGAAATCCAGTAAGGATATCATAAATTACTATGAAAGAATCGAAAAGATTATCATGAATGATGGATCTTCAATGATCGGTGCAATTGTGGATCAACAAGGATCTACGATGATTGTCCATACTGAGCAAGGGATTAAGAAGATCAATCAAGCGGATGTTCGGGAAGTGCTTTACGACTTCCAAACAAAAGCTAAATTTTGA